Proteins encoded together in one Synergistaceae bacterium window:
- a CDS encoding phage holin family protein translates to MTENLLDTSIDFTIGGGLGLIVWFFGGLDKLFEVLIALVIIDYITGMIAAGINHEISSEIGFKGIAKKCYMIMFVGIAHLLDDLLVKYLPDNLAGSVRVMVTTFYILNETTSIIENADELGVPIPKPLHNLLLKLHKMQDEKFNAESDSQVKHEEIEIKKN, encoded by the coding sequence ATGACAGAAAATTTATTAGACACAAGCATTGATTTTACTATAGGAGGCGGACTTGGTTTGATTGTGTGGTTCTTCGGGGGGCTTGATAAGCTCTTCGAGGTATTGATTGCACTAGTGATAATTGATTATATAACCGGAATGATAGCAGCAGGAATCAATCATGAAATCTCAAGTGAAATCGGATTTAAGGGTATCGCTAAAAAATGTTATATGATTATGTTCGTAGGAATTGCGCATTTGCTCGATGACTTGCTAGTAAAATATTTACCGGACAATTTAGCTGGCTCAGTGCGTGTTATGGTTACAACTTTTTATATTCTCAATGAGACTACATCAATAATTGAGAATGCTGACGAATTAGGCGTACCTATTCCCAAGCCGTTACACAATTTATTGCTGAAGCTCCACAAAATGCAGGACGAGAAATTTAACGCTGAGTCAGATTCACAAGTCAAGCATGAGGAAATCGAGATCAAGAAAAATTAA
- a CDS encoding DUF882 domain-containing protein encodes MAVDTKNFKVSEFACKHCGKNLIDQRVLNMAQELRDYLGVPVRVNSGYRCETHNKNVGGVKNSKHVQGKAADLSCSLGSAKMFEAVKELRNAGKLQDMDYCIKYKTFIHIDCGGKRKNLYEVRS; translated from the coding sequence ATGGCTGTTGATACGAAAAATTTCAAAGTCTCCGAGTTCGCCTGCAAACACTGCGGGAAAAATTTAATTGATCAGCGGGTCTTAAACATGGCTCAAGAATTACGCGATTATTTGGGAGTCCCTGTTCGTGTTAATTCCGGTTACAGGTGCGAGACTCATAATAAGAACGTCGGCGGAGTCAAAAACTCTAAACACGTTCAAGGCAAAGCAGCTGATTTATCGTGTTCACTGGGCAGCGCTAAAATGTTCGAGGCAGTAAAAGAACTCCGCAACGCTGGAAAACTTCAAGATATGGACTACTGCATAAAATATAAAACTTTCATTCACATTGACTGCGGCGGAAAGAGAAAAAATTTATATGAGGTGCGCTCATGA